The following are encoded together in the Pectobacterium wasabiae CFBP 3304 genome:
- a CDS encoding amino acid ABC transporter substrate-binding protein, whose amino-acid sequence MLRKLLSLTTATALTLGGLLLPVAHANAADAGNGETLKKIKARGELVCGVHPARHGFSAIDSKGQWTGLDVDYCRALAAAIFGDASKVRFAALSTAQRFPAIQSGEVDVLSRNITADLSRDTSLGLNFAPPTFYTGTGFMVRTSANVKKVEDLDGATVCITPGSSTERNVAQIFASRNLHYTPVVIENNKEYVAAYLSGRCDVIARDKVALPGVRTFDAEKPSDHVILPGIYSKEPLAMAVRQGDDQWYDIVKWVVYATFNAEEMEIGQQNVDSKLKSTDPDVQALLGTTGDYGQKLGLNNQWAYNLIKQVGNYGDIYNRHFGPDTPAPLERDLNNLWTKGGLLYGLPIR is encoded by the coding sequence ATGCTGCGAAAACTACTCTCATTGACGACCGCCACTGCGCTAACTTTAGGGGGGCTTCTGCTGCCTGTTGCTCACGCCAATGCCGCTGATGCAGGAAACGGCGAGACGCTCAAAAAGATCAAAGCACGCGGTGAGCTGGTTTGCGGCGTACACCCCGCGCGCCACGGTTTTTCCGCGATTGATAGCAAAGGACAGTGGACCGGACTGGACGTCGATTATTGCCGCGCGTTAGCCGCCGCTATTTTTGGCGATGCCAGCAAAGTACGTTTTGCCGCCCTTTCCACCGCGCAGCGTTTCCCGGCAATTCAGTCGGGTGAAGTGGACGTGCTATCACGCAATATCACCGCCGATTTATCTCGCGACACCTCGCTTGGGTTGAACTTCGCCCCGCCGACGTTCTATACCGGAACCGGCTTCATGGTGCGCACCAGTGCCAATGTGAAAAAGGTAGAAGATCTGGACGGCGCGACCGTCTGCATCACGCCGGGTAGCAGCACCGAACGCAACGTCGCGCAGATTTTTGCGTCACGCAACCTGCATTACACCCCGGTGGTTATTGAGAACAATAAAGAGTACGTCGCGGCCTATCTGTCTGGGCGTTGCGACGTCATCGCTCGCGATAAAGTCGCCCTGCCCGGCGTGCGTACCTTTGATGCGGAAAAACCGTCAGACCACGTGATTCTACCGGGGATTTACTCAAAAGAGCCGCTGGCAATGGCGGTTCGTCAGGGCGATGACCAGTGGTACGACATCGTCAAATGGGTGGTTTACGCCACGTTCAACGCGGAAGAGATGGAAATCGGCCAACAGAACGTAGACAGCAAACTCAAATCGACAGACCCGGATGTACAGGCACTACTTGGGACCACCGGAGACTATGGACAAAAGCTGGGGCTGAATAACCAGTGGGCTTACAACCTGATTAAGCAGGTGGGAAATTACGGCGATATTTATAACCGTCATTTCGGGCCAGACACCCCGGCACCGCTAGAGCGCGATCTGAATAACCTCTGGACGAAAGGCGGTCTGCTCTACGGCCTGCCCATTCGTTAA
- a CDS encoding amino acid ABC transporter permease yields the protein MKSPDKTLLPASATPWSGMPSHSRHLLNAFDSKSLRAWIYQCLLGLLIVAFSYWLYANVVENLRSQNIATGFGFLDHIAQFEIGEKLIAFTPRDSYLRALGVGLLNTLYVTLCGIALATLLGFSVGIARVSRNWLLARLAGGYIEMMRNIPVILQVIFWSVVIRNLPSPRDAIELGSLGFLTNRGLSFAVPAAHHGWLLAGTALLAAALISLILKRVARYVRESRGRSLPTGRLTLVAFIGLPLLVWWLSGAPAELDRPILRSFNFRGGFTVSPEFTALLLGIALYSSAFIAEIVRAGIQSIPKGQLEAARALSFSPWHMMRHIIIPQAMRVIVPPLTSQYVSLSKNSSIAVVVGYPELANISNTLMNQTGQALEVIAIMMVVYLTVSIVTSLLMNLFNRAVAIKER from the coding sequence ATGAAATCACCAGACAAGACGCTACTGCCAGCCTCAGCCACACCGTGGTCGGGAATGCCATCTCACTCGCGCCACCTGTTGAACGCTTTTGACAGTAAATCCCTACGCGCCTGGATTTATCAGTGCCTGCTCGGCCTCCTGATTGTCGCTTTCAGCTACTGGCTGTACGCCAACGTAGTCGAAAATCTACGCTCACAAAATATCGCGACAGGATTTGGCTTCCTCGACCACATCGCACAGTTTGAAATTGGTGAAAAACTCATCGCGTTTACCCCACGCGATAGCTATCTGCGTGCGCTTGGCGTCGGTTTATTGAATACCCTGTACGTCACGCTATGCGGCATCGCGCTTGCGACACTGCTGGGTTTCTCCGTCGGCATCGCCCGCGTCTCCCGCAACTGGTTGCTGGCGCGGCTCGCCGGGGGATACATCGAGATGATGCGCAATATTCCGGTGATCTTGCAGGTGATTTTCTGGTCGGTAGTTATCCGTAACCTTCCCTCACCACGCGATGCTATCGAGCTTGGCAGCCTGGGCTTTCTGACCAATCGCGGGCTGTCTTTTGCCGTCCCCGCCGCGCATCACGGCTGGCTGTTGGCCGGAACCGCCCTACTCGCCGCCGCCCTGATTAGCCTGATCCTGAAGCGCGTGGCACGCTACGTTCGGGAAAGCCGAGGACGCTCTCTGCCGACAGGCCGCCTGACACTCGTCGCGTTTATCGGGCTACCGCTACTGGTCTGGTGGCTTTCCGGCGCACCAGCAGAACTTGATCGTCCAATCCTGCGCAGTTTTAACTTCCGTGGCGGCTTTACCGTCAGCCCTGAATTCACTGCGCTGCTGCTCGGCATTGCGCTCTATTCCTCTGCGTTTATTGCGGAAATCGTGCGGGCGGGGATTCAGTCTATCCCCAAAGGGCAGTTGGAAGCGGCACGTGCGCTGTCCTTTTCCCCCTGGCACATGATGCGCCACATCATCATTCCACAGGCCATGCGCGTCATCGTTCCACCGTTGACCAGCCAGTATGTCAGCCTGTCAAAAAACAGCTCGATCGCGGTCGTGGTCGGTTACCCAGAGCTGGCGAACATCAGTAACACGTTGATGAACCAAACCGGTCAGGCGCTCGAAGTCATTGCCATCATGATGGTGGTTTACCTGACGGTCAGCATCGTGACATCGCTGCTGATGAACCTGTTTAACCGCGCCGTCGCCATCAAAGAACGCTGA
- a CDS encoding amino acid ABC transporter permease, whose translation MLFPVLSLSAVPSRLRTPLLWLRRHLFSSGPQTVLTLLLMVLMWNIGNKLLHWGILDAVWYTTDPDVCRVAAGACWAVIVEKHRPILFGLYPYDEHWRLVLAMGIWFLALGLSLMPRFWYSRILLPLWIAAVIGIAILMFGGLFGLSYVPSSEWGGLPLTILLFSGTVVIGMPVSVLLALGRRSPLPFLRGLSVVFIEGLRGVPLITILFVAVNVFPLFLPAGMEINKLLRIIIGIALFFACYQAEVIRGGLQSVPRGQYEAAMALNLNYWHTTTKIILPQALRICLPAMTNHIIAAMKNTSFVIIIGLFDILTATSSVMQDPLWRRYYIETYIFISAIYLLFGFLLSRYALWVEKRIDASRNPETYHG comes from the coding sequence ATGTTATTTCCGGTACTGTCACTCTCCGCCGTTCCCAGCCGCCTACGCACGCCACTGCTGTGGCTGCGCCGCCACCTGTTCAGCAGCGGGCCGCAAACTGTACTCACGCTGCTACTGATGGTGCTGATGTGGAACATCGGTAATAAACTGCTGCACTGGGGCATTCTCGATGCCGTGTGGTACACCACCGACCCAGACGTCTGCCGAGTAGCCGCCGGTGCCTGCTGGGCGGTAATCGTAGAAAAACATCGTCCCATCCTGTTTGGCCTTTATCCTTACGATGAACACTGGCGTCTGGTGCTGGCGATGGGGATCTGGTTTCTGGCTCTCGGTCTGTCGCTGATGCCCCGTTTCTGGTATTCGCGCATCCTCTTACCACTGTGGATTGCCGCGGTAATTGGCATCGCTATCCTGATGTTCGGCGGTTTATTTGGCTTATCTTACGTGCCTTCCAGCGAATGGGGCGGTCTACCGCTGACAATTCTGCTGTTTAGCGGCACCGTCGTCATCGGTATGCCCGTTTCGGTCTTGCTGGCGCTGGGGCGGCGATCGCCACTGCCTTTTCTACGCGGCCTGTCAGTTGTTTTTATCGAAGGCCTGCGCGGCGTGCCGCTCATCACGATCCTGTTCGTTGCCGTTAATGTCTTCCCGCTGTTCCTGCCCGCAGGCATGGAAATCAACAAGCTGCTGCGCATCATCATCGGTATCGCGCTGTTTTTCGCCTGCTATCAGGCTGAGGTGATTCGCGGTGGTTTACAGTCCGTTCCACGCGGGCAATACGAAGCGGCGATGGCGCTCAATCTCAACTATTGGCACACAACGACCAAAATTATCTTGCCGCAGGCGCTGCGCATCTGCCTACCCGCCATGACCAACCATATTATCGCCGCCATGAAGAACACCTCATTCGTCATCATTATCGGGCTGTTCGACATCCTCACTGCCACCAGTTCAGTAATGCAGGACCCGCTATGGCGGCGCTATTACATTGAAACCTATATTTTTATCTCGGCTATCTATCTGCTGTTTGGCTTCCTGCTCTCACGCTACGCGCTGTGGGTGGAAAAACGCATCGATGCCAGCCGTAACCCAGAAACGTATCACGGTTAA
- a CDS encoding amino acid ABC transporter ATP-binding protein codes for MSLAADTSFTNHVVKDNIITDNNVIIEIDAVSKWYGAFQALNNVTLNVQKGERVVICGPSGSGKSTLIRCINRLEEHHDGHIRVNGIEVNDNIKNINRVRSGIGMLFQQFNLFPHLSVLDNLTIGPTLVKQRKKQEAIDLAMHYLEKVHIANQAHKFPLQLSGGQQQRVAIARALCMQPEIMLFDEPTSALDPEMIKEVLDVMLDLAESGMTMIVVTHEMGFAKTVADKVILMADGSIVESAPPQDFFNTPSHPRTRQFLDQILSH; via the coding sequence ATGAGCTTAGCCGCAGACACTTCATTTACAAATCATGTAGTTAAAGACAATATCATCACAGACAACAACGTCATCATTGAGATCGACGCTGTCAGCAAATGGTATGGCGCGTTTCAGGCGCTGAATAACGTGACGCTTAACGTGCAGAAAGGCGAGCGTGTGGTGATTTGCGGCCCTTCCGGCTCAGGTAAATCCACACTTATTCGCTGTATTAACCGACTGGAAGAGCACCACGACGGCCATATCCGCGTGAATGGCATCGAAGTTAACGACAACATCAAGAACATCAACCGCGTGCGCTCCGGTATCGGTATGCTGTTCCAGCAGTTCAACCTGTTTCCCCATCTGAGCGTGCTGGATAACCTGACGATTGGCCCGACGCTGGTCAAACAGCGTAAGAAGCAGGAAGCCATCGATTTAGCGATGCACTATCTGGAGAAGGTGCATATCGCCAATCAGGCACATAAATTCCCGCTCCAGCTCTCTGGCGGCCAACAGCAGCGTGTGGCGATTGCCCGGGCGCTGTGTATGCAGCCGGAAATCATGCTGTTTGACGAACCCACTTCAGCGCTGGATCCAGAGATGATTAAAGAAGTGTTGGATGTGATGCTGGATCTGGCGGAGTCGGGTATGACGATGATCGTCGTCACCCATGAGATGGGCTTTGCCAAGACGGTCGCTGACAAGGTGATTCTGATGGCCGACGGCAGCATCGTTGAGTCCGCCCCGCCGCAGGACTTCTTCAACACGCCCTCACATCCGCGCACGCGCCAGTTCCTGGATCAGATTCTAAGCCATTAA